GATTACTTCTTTAAGCTACACAAACAAAAAATGATTTCTCTTCGTATGTTGGAGAAAATAAGATTTGCGAACAACAATATCTTGATAAAATCTTAGAACTTTAGCTGAGCAAATTAGAGCAGCGTGCATGGGAATTACAGCTTTTTTACTAAAACCAGTATCGGTACAATTGTAGAGGAAGGTAAAGAAACAAAGGAATTTAATGGCAAGAAATATATAATGGACAATACAACTTCAAGCTGACCTTGCTATTATTCAAGGCTTGAAAGCTAATAAAATCAGCAATGATACAATAACAAGAAATTTTAATGTAGTACTGCTTTAAGCCACGGTTTGTAAAAAGTAGAGGCACTAGTTGAGGCATGAGGCAGGGAACGTGACCATAATAATATTGATACACCTAATATTTTCATATAGCGATTAATAGTAGGTGACCAATATGAGAAACATATTGAGCAAGTTAACCATAAGAAAATAATAAACTATAGAGTAAAGAAGAAATTTATCGAATAACCACAGAGGAACTTAAAAAATGGTTATATTTCAATCTTGGTATAGGTATACCTAATCATATTGCAAACTATATTCCTAAAAGGATGAATGTAATATTTTAAAGAGAAACTGTTATACTTCTTGGTATAGGACCATTTCTGTATAAGGTGAAGAAGATCCTCATTTAATTAACGTTAAGTACACTATACACTGCATTATCTGAAAGTAGCAATTTCAACAGTAACTTTGTATTTTGCATAATCAGAGAGACTCGCATATTGAGCTCACTATTTTAGGTGCTATGCAAGTCTCACAAAAAGGTGCTCTTGCCAAATGGACTATCCAAGGCAAAAATAGTTAAGTATATGGGAGGAACTATGGATTTGGTCGCTAACACTATTAAAGAGTAGTAATAATGGAACATAACACAAAGGACTGTGGAGCTAAATTATTAAAAGAGTACCACTTTCCGTTAACAGACAAAAAAGTAGTTAATAAAAAATTACCTATCTTGGAATTTTTGATATTGATAAAGATGAAATATTATTAGTTAGAAAAGTCGACTATGTTACAGTTGAAGAAATAAAATCTAAAACCGCAGCCGAGTTTAACATAGAGAATAAAATGGTAAAAGTAGCGTATATTATTAGTGGATACGGTCATACTGCAAAAGTAGCTAAAGGAATAAATAAGAGTGTAAAAGAAACAGGAACAAATGTTTTTATTATACAAATAAATAAAGATAAACTTGACAATATTGATTAGGATTTATTAGACAATGCAGATACTATAACTTTTGGAGTCCCAACTTAATATTGGGAATTTAGAAAAACCATTTAAAATATTTACTACTTTAACAATAATGAGCTGATCAGCAATGGCAAAACAAAATAGCTTTAGCTTTTACTAGCCCTACTTCTTATTCAGGCGATCAGTTAGTTATACAAGCATTCAACAATTACTTCATTTTGCATTGTATGATTTTGGTTGGACAAGATGAAGCTGCTGCCCATTATAAGATGACTGATTCCGACAAAATTAACAGGTTGCTGGCCAGAATTTATGATTCAATCTAACCACAAATCTCCCCACTGATTACTCCTACCCAAGGTGATCTAAAAACTGGTAATGTATTTGAAGAAATTTAAAGCGTACTTCAGTATCGTGTTCTATGTCATAACAAAGCACACTTAAAGAAATAATTTCTTAATTAACTTCTCACAAATGATGTTTTTTTTGAACTTTTGTCACTTACAACTTTTTGAGCATGCTTAGCATTTCTAGCATCTCTTTCTCCTTTAGTTTTTAGAACCTTTGATTTAGTACTCACATCACTCCAGTTACCACTATCACTATCGATTTCACTGCCACTACTGCTATCACTCATCTCCATAGCGACTCTTCGTGCTAAAATTGATGCAAATTCATTATTATTAATATTCTGAGCAGGCTTACTAAGAGAATGTGCAACCGGTTTCCCTGTATTAGGGTCAAATTCAACTTTTTTTAGTTTGTGCTCACCTCTTATGGATTGCAGCAGTAAATCTCTAGAGTCCTGTACCTTTGCATCCATTTTTACAACTTTTCTTAGGTTTTTTGGTCCTACTATTTCTTTCATTAAATCAGCAGTATCTATAGAAGGATGTGGTTGGTTTTCTGGTTTTTTAACTGTAGTAGCTTCTATAGGCTTAGATAATGTCTCAGTCTGAGCTGGAGGCATAGGTGGTGGAGGTGGTGGAGGTGGTGGAGGTATATTATTTTCCAAAGATTCAGTTAGAGACAAGGTTGTTAATATTGGTTCCTTTTTTGAAGTCATATTATGCTTTGCAAGATTACTTACTACCTTTTGCAACTCTTCGTTGTCAGATAACTTCACAATTATATCATTAATATTACTTTCTTTA
The sequence above is a segment of the Rickettsia sp. Oklahoma-10 genome. Coding sequences within it:
- a CDS encoding CoA-transferase, with the translated sequence MHGNYSFFTKTSIGTIVEEGKETKEFNGKKYIMDNTTSS